In a genomic window of Leisingera caerulea DSM 24564:
- a CDS encoding sulfotransferase family protein has product MGFPGTWMTESESVVYRVVPKCACSTIGQILYYSDHGRFFDGDIHDAEDGLHKWALEHSQKPITRNVQGQRAYAFTCVRNPYTRILSSFFDKICGIQRNGRRYRGNLVPKLVYEYGIEVGGDDGKQEFDQIASFRRFLLFVRDTIRWRRPMDPDIHWSAMSGHVSTFILNGGRYNRIFWTEAFNDGMQQVLDAIETPHAVDLAAIPRFNESEGHGPKRAHPVEDYFDDLSMHLVYEIYKRDFELFKYDFENPANKMPVGEIDLDEVHAKLGE; this is encoded by the coding sequence ATGGGGTTTCCCGGCACCTGGATGACGGAAAGTGAAAGCGTGGTCTACAGGGTTGTGCCGAAATGCGCCTGCTCGACGATCGGGCAGATCCTCTATTACTCCGATCACGGGCGGTTCTTTGACGGTGACATCCACGACGCCGAGGACGGCCTGCACAAATGGGCGCTGGAGCACAGCCAAAAGCCGATCACCCGCAATGTGCAGGGGCAGCGGGCCTATGCCTTCACCTGCGTGCGCAACCCCTATACCCGCATCCTCAGCTCCTTTTTCGACAAGATCTGCGGCATCCAGCGCAACGGCCGCCGCTACCGCGGCAACCTGGTGCCGAAGCTGGTCTATGAATACGGGATCGAGGTCGGCGGCGACGACGGCAAGCAGGAGTTCGACCAGATCGCCAGCTTCCGCCGGTTCCTGCTGTTCGTGCGCGACACCATCCGCTGGCGCCGCCCGATGGACCCGGACATCCACTGGTCGGCGATGTCCGGGCATGTGTCGACCTTCATCCTGAACGGCGGGCGCTACAACCGGATCTTCTGGACCGAGGCTTTCAACGACGGGATGCAGCAGGTGCTGGACGCGATCGAGACACCGCATGCCGTCGACCTCGCCGCAATTCCGCGCTTCAACGAAAGCGAAGGCCACGGCCCCAAGCGGGCGCACCCGGTGGAGGATTACTTCGACGACCTCTCGATGCATCTGGTCTATGAGATCTACAAGCGCGATTTCGAGCTGTTCAAATATGATTTCGAGAACCCGGCCAACAAGATGCCGGTGGGCGAGATCGACCTGGACGAGGTGCACGCCAAGCTGGGGGAGTAG
- a CDS encoding DUF5928 domain-containing protein codes for MAKIAYILLCHKDPEAIIQQAEQLTAAGDYMAIHFDGRAAAEDYQRIRAELAGNPNVAFAGKRIKCGWGEWSLVQATLQALRSAVEEFPRATHFYMLSGDCMAVKTAEYARRFLDEHDKDFIESFDFFESDWIKTGMKEDRLIYRHFFNERKHKQLFYWSHGLQKRLGLQRGIPSDIQVQIGSQWWCLRRRTVEWILKFIRKRRDVIRFFRTTWIPDETFFQTLVRHLVPEAEIESRTLTFLMFTDYGMPVNFYNDHYDLLLSQDFLFARKISPGAKELKSRLGRLYAAQGADFQISNEGRSLYRFLAQRGRIGRRFAPRFWETESTLGRERELLIVVCKKWHVAKRLLGQIRQVTNIPAIEYLFNEEDTALPDLGGIQAALMKRTRHRRALVRMLFEYYGTDQLIICLDPAAIDLMNDFHSDRSSTRFLHIECAFSDDYLIGHAHRVGLAGERTPQLTLERLLPTIRNDILHESDRIRDAGYSQLYHLREGASPEENASQLSGFLNVSGGKAMEIAATRCLFDD; via the coding sequence ATGGCGAAAATCGCATATATCCTGCTCTGCCACAAAGACCCCGAGGCAATTATCCAGCAGGCTGAACAGCTGACTGCGGCCGGCGACTACATGGCAATTCACTTCGACGGGCGGGCAGCGGCGGAAGACTATCAGCGGATCCGGGCAGAGCTGGCCGGCAACCCCAATGTGGCGTTTGCCGGAAAGCGGATCAAATGCGGCTGGGGGGAATGGTCGCTGGTGCAGGCCACCCTGCAGGCGCTGCGCAGCGCAGTGGAGGAGTTTCCGCGCGCCACCCATTTCTACATGCTGTCGGGCGATTGCATGGCGGTGAAGACGGCGGAATATGCCCGCCGCTTCCTCGACGAGCACGATAAAGACTTCATTGAGAGCTTCGATTTCTTCGAAAGCGACTGGATCAAGACCGGCATGAAGGAAGACCGGCTGATCTACCGGCACTTTTTCAATGAGCGCAAGCACAAGCAGCTGTTTTACTGGAGCCACGGGCTGCAGAAACGGCTGGGGCTGCAACGCGGGATACCGTCCGATATACAGGTGCAGATCGGCAGCCAGTGGTGGTGCCTGCGCCGCCGCACGGTGGAGTGGATCCTGAAGTTCATCCGCAAGCGCCGCGACGTGATACGCTTCTTCCGCACCACCTGGATTCCGGATGAGACGTTTTTTCAGACCCTGGTGCGCCACCTGGTCCCTGAGGCGGAAATCGAAAGCCGCACCCTCACGTTCCTGATGTTCACCGACTACGGGATGCCGGTGAATTTCTACAACGACCACTATGATCTGTTGCTGAGCCAGGACTTTTTGTTTGCCCGCAAGATCAGCCCAGGCGCCAAGGAGCTGAAATCACGCCTGGGACGGCTTTATGCGGCGCAAGGCGCCGACTTCCAGATCTCCAACGAGGGCCGCAGCCTGTACAGATTCCTGGCCCAGCGCGGCCGCATCGGGCGCCGCTTTGCGCCGCGGTTCTGGGAAACCGAAAGCACCCTGGGGCGCGAGCGTGAACTGCTGATCGTGGTCTGCAAGAAATGGCACGTTGCCAAGCGGCTGCTGGGGCAGATCCGCCAGGTGACAAACATCCCCGCCATTGAGTATCTGTTCAACGAAGAAGACACCGCCCTGCCCGACCTTGGCGGCATCCAGGCAGCGCTGATGAAGCGCACCCGCCACCGCCGGGCGCTGGTGCGGATGCTGTTCGAATACTACGGGACGGATCAGCTGATTATCTGCCTGGACCCTGCTGCCATCGACCTGATGAATGATTTCCATTCCGACCGCTCCTCGACCCGGTTCCTGCATATTGAGTGCGCGTTCAGCGACGACTACCTGATCGGCCATGCGCACCGGGTTGGCCTCGCGGGCGAGCGCACGCCGCAGTTGACGCTGGAACGGCTGCTGCCGACGATCCGGAACGATATCCTGCACGAAAGCGACCGCATTCGGGATGCGGGCTACAGCCAGCTGTATCACCTGCGCGAGGGGGCCAGCCCGGAGGAAAACGCAAGTCAGCTCAGCGGTTTCCTGAATGTGTCCGGCGGCAAGGCGATGGAGATTGCCGCAACCCGCTGCCTGTTTGACGACTGA
- a CDS encoding MATE family efflux transporter: MADQAERKAVFLTGSLMRHVTRMSLTASIGLMAMFAVDFVDMAFIAMLGNDALAAAVGYAGTLLFFTNSINIGLSIAAGSLVARELGAGRPDQARHYATSVAAIGVLTGLVMPVVVLAYLEQILTLLGAQDEVLRRAMRYVWIILPTMWVMALAMTGMAVLRAHGDARRSMVATLYGGGLNAVLDPLLIFGLGLGLDGAAIASVLARACMLGAAFWPAIRVHRGFMRPAFGQIAGDLRAIRSIAVPAVLTNIATPVGNAIVLREIAQFGTEAVAGMAVIGRLMPVAFSVIFALSGAIGPIIGQNFGAGQFARVRQAFAAGITFTAVYVLLMAVVLFALRVPIADLFSATGETRRLIYLFCGPLALAYFFNGVIFVENASFNNLGRPVYSTWINWGRHTLGTWPLAVLGGHLAGAPGVLLGQAAGGMIFAGLGGLLVHRVLAGLTRPAPVDAFAPQNRLHALLGRRGW; this comes from the coding sequence ATGGCAGACCAGGCAGAACGCAAGGCCGTCTTCCTGACCGGCAGCCTGATGCGGCATGTCACCCGCATGTCGCTGACGGCCAGCATCGGGCTGATGGCGATGTTTGCGGTCGATTTCGTCGACATGGCCTTTATCGCCATGCTGGGCAATGACGCGCTGGCGGCTGCGGTGGGCTATGCGGGCACCCTGCTGTTCTTCACCAATTCGATCAATATCGGGCTGTCAATTGCCGCAGGCTCCTTGGTGGCGCGGGAGTTGGGGGCGGGCCGGCCGGATCAGGCCCGGCATTACGCCACCAGCGTCGCGGCTATTGGCGTTCTGACGGGGCTGGTGATGCCGGTCGTTGTGCTGGCCTATCTGGAGCAGATCCTGACGCTGCTCGGTGCGCAGGACGAGGTGCTGAGGCGGGCGATGCGCTATGTCTGGATCATCCTGCCAACGATGTGGGTAATGGCGCTGGCGATGACCGGCATGGCGGTGCTCCGCGCCCATGGCGACGCACGCCGCTCGATGGTGGCGACGCTTTACGGCGGCGGGCTGAACGCGGTGCTGGACCCGCTGCTGATCTTTGGCCTGGGGCTGGGGCTGGACGGGGCGGCCATCGCCTCTGTGCTGGCCCGGGCCTGCATGCTCGGCGCTGCCTTTTGGCCCGCTATCCGGGTGCACCGGGGGTTCATGCGGCCTGCGTTCGGGCAGATTGCCGGCGATCTGCGGGCGATCCGGTCGATTGCGGTGCCGGCGGTGCTGACCAATATCGCCACGCCGGTCGGCAATGCCATTGTGCTGCGCGAGATCGCCCAGTTCGGCACTGAAGCGGTGGCCGGCATGGCGGTGATCGGCCGCCTGATGCCGGTGGCGTTCTCGGTGATCTTTGCGCTGTCGGGCGCCATTGGCCCGATCATCGGCCAGAACTTCGGCGCCGGGCAGTTCGCCCGCGTCCGCCAGGCCTTTGCGGCCGGAATTACCTTTACCGCTGTTTACGTGCTGCTGATGGCCGTCGTGCTGTTTGCGCTCAGGGTGCCGATAGCCGATCTGTTCTCAGCCACCGGGGAGACCCGCAGGCTGATCTACCTGTTCTGCGGGCCGCTGGCGCTGGCCTATTTCTTCAACGGGGTGATCTTTGTCGAGAACGCCAGCTTCAACAACCTGGGCAGGCCAGTCTATTCCACCTGGATCAACTGGGGCCGCCACACCCTGGGCACCTGGCCGCTGGCGGTGCTGGGCGGCCACTTGGCCGGTGCGCCGGGGGTGCTTCTGGGCCAGGCCGCAGGCGGGATGATCTTTGCCGGGCTTGGCGGGCTTCTGGTGCACAGGGTGCTGGCGGGCCTCACCCGGCCTGCCCCGGTCGATGCCTTTGCGCCGCAGAACCGGTTGCACGCCCTGCTGGGCCGCCGCGGCTGGTAG
- a CDS encoding LysR family transcriptional regulator, with amino-acid sequence MDDISSINRKLSYNLVALHTFDLVARHGNFTGAAEALGLTQSAVSQKIKGLETELGIALFRREHRGVSLTNEGVRLLNVVRPAMTQIGNSLASLLERKSRPRVRISADFAFASFWLLPRLSHLRAELGDEIEIQILASQVPPDDYGEDCDIKIHVGPRSSMGGGDVMLLQERVGAVCSPAYLERHGPVSSAAGLLDCQLLSLSKPASAEWQTWQGWFDRLGITGERSKHYISFNNYDMVVQSAVSGDGIALGWLGLIDRLLQSGALVQAVPDVVASDAGYVMSRDYSSRLQGPSLVFDWIAEHLAVAGRL; translated from the coding sequence ATGGATGACATTAGCAGCATTAATAGGAAGCTCAGCTACAACCTGGTCGCGCTTCACACGTTCGACCTGGTGGCGCGGCATGGCAACTTCACTGGCGCGGCAGAGGCGCTGGGGCTGACGCAGTCGGCTGTTTCACAGAAGATCAAAGGGCTTGAGACCGAATTGGGCATTGCCCTGTTCCGGCGCGAGCACCGCGGCGTGTCGCTGACAAACGAAGGTGTGCGGCTGCTCAATGTGGTGCGCCCGGCGATGACGCAAATCGGCAATTCCCTGGCGTCGCTGCTGGAGCGCAAGTCCCGGCCGAGGGTGCGGATTTCGGCGGATTTTGCCTTTGCCAGCTTCTGGCTGCTGCCGCGGCTGTCGCATCTGCGGGCGGAGCTGGGGGATGAGATCGAGATCCAGATCCTGGCCAGCCAGGTGCCGCCGGATGATTACGGCGAGGATTGCGATATCAAGATTCACGTCGGCCCGCGCAGCAGCATGGGCGGCGGTGACGTGATGCTGCTGCAGGAGCGGGTCGGGGCGGTGTGCAGCCCGGCCTATCTGGAACGGCACGGCCCGGTGTCCTCGGCCGCCGGCCTGCTGGATTGCCAGCTGCTCAGCCTGTCGAAACCGGCCTCGGCAGAGTGGCAGACCTGGCAGGGGTGGTTCGACCGCCTGGGCATCACGGGGGAGCGGTCGAAGCATTACATCAGTTTCAACAACTACGACATGGTGGTTCAGTCGGCGGTGTCCGGCGACGGCATTGCGCTGGGCTGGCTGGGGCTGATCGACCGGCTGCTGCAGAGCGGCGCGCTGGTGCAGGCGGTGCCGGATGTGGTGGCAAGCGATGCCGGCTATGTGATGTCGCGCGACTATTCCAGCCGCCTGCAGGGGCCCAGCCTGGTGTTCGACTGGATTGCCGAGCACTTGGCAGTGGCCGGCAGGCTGTAG
- a CDS encoding ABC transporter substrate-binding protein produces the protein MTKYYNRETFHPAVRMHAREVAQHKLDRREFLSRATALGVTASAAYGMIGLSQPVQAAANVQEGGTIRIQQVVRALLDPPLFNWPQLGNVVRGYMEYLVQYNADGTFEPRLLESWEVNEDATEYLLHIRPGVNWNDGRGTLTAKDVAYNFARWCNGKWEGNSMAARMGSLQNEAGDGPAEGALEVVDDLTLKVKLTRPDITIIPAVTEYPAAIVPDGWSGDPGADPIGTGPYKLVEYEVGVKAVLEKNPDHEWWGEGAHLDRIEFIDFGTDGATHLSAAESEEIDMTYETVGEYVDIFTSIGWNVSESVSANTLVLRTNRNAEVDGKQPYADARVRRALALACDNAVLLELGYDGRGTLAENHHVCPIHPEYADIGAPVRDADAARQLMEEAGMLDFEHELISIDDDWRRNTTDALAAQMRDAGLKVKRTVLPGNTFWNDWDKYPFSSTDWGHRPLGVQVLTLAYKTGVAWNETGLASAEFDSMLEAASAIADADTRRGHMEGIETFLREDGTIIQPYWRSLYRHARPGVVGAESHPINEIHVHKLALEA, from the coding sequence ATGACCAAATACTACAACAGGGAAACCTTCCACCCCGCGGTGCGGATGCATGCCAGGGAAGTTGCGCAACACAAACTGGACCGGCGTGAGTTCCTGAGCCGCGCAACCGCGCTGGGTGTGACCGCCTCTGCCGCCTATGGCATGATCGGCCTCAGCCAGCCGGTGCAAGCAGCCGCCAATGTCCAGGAGGGCGGCACCATCCGCATCCAGCAAGTGGTGCGCGCATTGCTGGATCCGCCGCTGTTCAACTGGCCGCAGCTGGGCAATGTGGTGCGCGGCTATATGGAATACCTGGTGCAGTACAACGCCGACGGAACCTTTGAACCCCGGCTGCTGGAAAGCTGGGAAGTCAACGAGGACGCCACCGAGTACCTGCTGCATATCCGCCCCGGAGTGAACTGGAACGATGGGCGCGGCACCCTGACGGCCAAGGACGTGGCCTACAATTTTGCCCGCTGGTGCAATGGCAAATGGGAAGGCAACTCAATGGCGGCCCGTATGGGCTCCTTGCAGAACGAGGCTGGCGACGGCCCCGCCGAGGGCGCGCTGGAGGTGGTCGACGACCTGACCCTCAAGGTGAAGCTGACCCGCCCCGACATCACCATCATCCCGGCGGTGACCGAATACCCCGCCGCGATCGTGCCGGACGGCTGGTCAGGCGACCCGGGCGCCGACCCGATCGGCACCGGCCCCTACAAGCTGGTTGAATACGAGGTCGGCGTGAAGGCGGTGCTGGAGAAGAACCCGGACCATGAATGGTGGGGTGAAGGCGCCCATTTGGACCGGATTGAGTTCATCGACTTCGGCACCGACGGCGCCACCCACCTGTCGGCGGCGGAGTCGGAAGAAATCGACATGACCTACGAAACCGTGGGCGAATATGTCGACATCTTCACCTCCATTGGCTGGAACGTCAGCGAGTCGGTCTCGGCCAACACCCTGGTGCTGCGCACCAACCGCAACGCCGAGGTGGACGGGAAACAGCCCTACGCCGACGCCCGCGTCCGCCGCGCTCTGGCGCTGGCCTGCGACAATGCGGTGCTGCTGGAACTCGGCTACGACGGCCGCGGCACCCTGGCCGAGAACCACCATGTCTGCCCGATCCACCCGGAATACGCCGATATCGGTGCGCCGGTACGCGATGCAGACGCCGCGCGCCAGCTGATGGAGGAGGCCGGAATGCTCGATTTCGAGCACGAGCTGATCTCCATCGACGACGACTGGCGGCGCAATACCACCGACGCCCTGGCGGCGCAGATGCGCGATGCAGGGCTCAAGGTCAAACGCACGGTGCTGCCCGGCAACACCTTCTGGAACGACTGGGACAAATACCCGTTCAGCTCAACTGACTGGGGCCACCGCCCGCTGGGGGTGCAGGTGCTGACGCTGGCCTACAAGACCGGGGTGGCCTGGAACGAAACCGGCCTCGCCAGTGCAGAGTTCGATTCCATGCTGGAAGCCGCCTCGGCCATTGCCGACGCCGACACCCGCCGCGGCCACATGGAAGGCATCGAGACGTTCTTGCGTGAGGACGGCACCATCATCCAGCCCTACTGGCGCTCGCTCTACCGCCACGCCCGCCCGGGTGTGGTCGGCGCCGAAAGCCACCCGATCAACGAAATTCACGTGCACAAGCTGGCACTGGAAGCCTGA
- a CDS encoding FAD-binding oxidoreductase has product MGLQANFETLDETLAWKDDEMLECVSVVPEAPNTATFSFRAPSGAWFKYQPGQFLTLELPVPGGTVWRTYTISSSPSRPLSISVTVKAQADSIGTRWMLDNLRPGMFLKASGPAGVFTLPKRPNGKFLFISAGSGITPSLSMTQYLFDRGQSPDVCFINCAKRPSEIIARQQLESMASRVPGIKLNFVVEEDDPYQVWTGYRGQLNQIMLGLIAGDYLEREVYCCGPEPFMQAVRDMLNGLGFDMENYNQESFGAPVETEADAPELDDVVPEESAAAEITFAASGVTANCTETDTVLAVAKASGLNIPSGCTFGICGTCKVKKTAGDVHMVHNGGISEEDVEAGYILACCSNPIGWVEVEI; this is encoded by the coding sequence ATGGGACTGCAAGCCAATTTCGAGACGCTGGACGAAACCCTGGCGTGGAAGGACGACGAGATGCTGGAATGCGTCTCGGTCGTGCCGGAGGCGCCGAACACCGCCACCTTCAGCTTCCGCGCGCCCTCCGGCGCGTGGTTCAAGTATCAGCCGGGCCAGTTTCTGACGCTGGAGCTGCCGGTGCCGGGCGGGACCGTCTGGCGGACCTACACCATCAGCTCCTCGCCCTCGCGGCCGCTGTCGATTTCGGTCACAGTGAAGGCGCAGGCCGACAGCATCGGCACCCGCTGGATGCTGGACAACCTGCGCCCGGGCATGTTCCTCAAGGCGTCCGGCCCGGCAGGCGTGTTCACGCTGCCCAAGCGCCCGAACGGCAAGTTCCTGTTCATCTCCGCAGGCTCTGGCATCACGCCCAGCCTGTCGATGACCCAGTACCTGTTCGACCGCGGCCAGTCGCCGGACGTCTGCTTTATCAACTGCGCCAAGCGGCCCAGCGAGATCATCGCGCGTCAGCAGCTGGAAAGCATGGCGTCGCGGGTGCCAGGGATCAAGCTGAACTTTGTGGTGGAGGAGGACGATCCCTATCAGGTCTGGACCGGCTACCGCGGGCAGCTGAACCAGATCATGCTGGGCCTGATCGCCGGTGATTACCTGGAGCGCGAGGTCTACTGCTGCGGGCCCGAACCGTTCATGCAGGCGGTGCGCGACATGCTGAACGGCCTGGGCTTCGACATGGAGAACTACAACCAGGAAAGCTTTGGCGCGCCGGTGGAGACCGAGGCAGACGCGCCCGAGCTGGACGATGTGGTTCCCGAGGAATCCGCAGCCGCCGAGATCACCTTTGCCGCGTCGGGTGTCACTGCCAATTGCACCGAAACCGACACGGTTCTGGCGGTGGCCAAGGCATCGGGGCTCAACATCCCGTCGGGCTGCACCTTCGGCATCTGCGGCACCTGCAAGGTCAAGAAGACCGCGGGCGATGTGCATATGGTCCACAACGGCGGCATCTCGGAAGAAGATGTGGAGGCAGGGTATATCCTGGCCTGCTGCTCCAATCCGATTGGCTGGGTTGAGGTCGAGATCTGA
- a CDS encoding aromatic ring-hydroxylating oxygenase subunit alpha, translating to MLHDSDILAKLMARQKNYSLEQAFYTDPGVLDLDMRQIFYREWLFAIPACEIPKAGNFVTHQVGSYNVIIVRGTDGEVRAFHNACRHRGSVVCKAKKGNAPKLVCPYHQWTYELDGSLLWARDMGPDFDASKHGLKPVHCRDLAGLIYICLADEAPDFDAFADVARPYLEPHDLSNAKVAYESSIIENGNWKLVWENNRECYHCGGNHPSLCRTFPEDPSVTGVEGGETPPHLQKHFDRIEAAGVPAQFQINARGQYRVARMPLNEGAESYTLDGKAAVAKKLGRVPFADAGTLLKFHYPTTWNHFLPDHSIVFRVTPISPTETEVTTKWLVHKDAVEGQDYDLKRLTEVWVATNDEDRIVVEDNQRGINSPAYEPGPYSEVQESGVIQFSNWYAEHLTRALTGRHLIAAE from the coding sequence ATGCTTCACGACAGCGACATTCTGGCCAAGCTGATGGCCCGTCAGAAAAACTATTCCCTGGAACAGGCGTTTTATACCGATCCGGGCGTGCTGGATCTGGACATGCGGCAGATCTTCTACCGTGAGTGGCTGTTTGCCATTCCCGCCTGCGAAATCCCGAAGGCGGGCAATTTCGTGACCCATCAGGTGGGTTCCTACAATGTTATCATCGTGCGCGGCACCGATGGCGAGGTGCGCGCCTTCCACAACGCCTGCCGCCACCGCGGTTCGGTCGTGTGCAAGGCGAAGAAGGGCAACGCGCCCAAGCTGGTCTGCCCCTACCACCAGTGGACCTATGAGCTGGACGGCTCGCTGTTGTGGGCGCGCGACATGGGGCCGGATTTTGATGCCTCCAAACATGGGTTGAAACCGGTGCATTGCCGCGACCTGGCCGGGCTGATCTATATCTGCCTGGCAGATGAAGCGCCGGATTTCGATGCTTTCGCAGACGTGGCCCGCCCCTATCTGGAGCCGCATGACCTGAGCAACGCCAAGGTGGCCTATGAAAGCTCGATCATCGAGAACGGCAACTGGAAGCTGGTCTGGGAGAACAATCGTGAGTGCTATCACTGCGGCGGCAACCACCCGTCGCTGTGCCGGACATTCCCCGAAGATCCCTCCGTCACTGGTGTTGAGGGTGGTGAGACCCCGCCGCACCTGCAGAAGCATTTCGACCGGATCGAGGCGGCGGGCGTGCCGGCGCAGTTCCAGATCAACGCGCGCGGCCAGTACCGCGTGGCCCGGATGCCGCTGAACGAAGGCGCTGAGAGCTATACCCTGGATGGCAAGGCGGCTGTTGCCAAGAAGCTGGGTCGGGTGCCGTTCGCCGATGCGGGCACGCTCTTGAAGTTCCACTATCCAACCACCTGGAACCACTTCCTGCCGGATCATTCCATCGTGTTCCGGGTGACCCCGATCAGCCCCACTGAGACCGAAGTCACCACCAAATGGCTGGTGCACAAGGACGCGGTCGAGGGCCAGGACTATGACCTGAAGCGGCTGACCGAAGTCTGGGTTGCCACCAACGACGAGGACCGCATCGTGGTCGAGGACAACCAGCGCGGTATCAACTCGCCCGCTTATGAGCCCGGCCCCTATTCGGAAGTGCAGGAAAGCGGTGTCATCCAGTTCTCCAACTGGTATGCCGAGCACCTGACCCGCGCGCTGACCGGCCGCCACCTGATCGCGGCGGAGTGA
- a CDS encoding dihydrofolate reductase family protein, which translates to MTTGHVFIAASLDGFVARQDHSLDWLSKQPATENDDGGFAAFMDSVDGLVMGTGSFRTLLEFGQWPYSKPVVVLSRSLTGQDIPEGLKDKVRLSTAEPADLMQELQKEGWTRAYIDGGRLVQSFLRQGLIADLTITTVPILIGSGIPLFGSLDQDIDLQVASSRILPTGMVQSKFRVV; encoded by the coding sequence ATGACCACCGGACACGTCTTCATCGCCGCCAGCCTCGACGGCTTCGTGGCCCGCCAGGACCATTCACTGGACTGGCTGTCCAAACAGCCCGCTACCGAAAACGACGATGGCGGTTTTGCCGCCTTCATGGACAGCGTCGACGGGCTGGTCATGGGAACAGGATCCTTCCGCACCCTTCTGGAATTCGGCCAATGGCCCTACAGCAAGCCGGTTGTGGTCCTCAGCAGAAGCCTGACCGGACAGGACATTCCCGAAGGGCTGAAGGACAAGGTGCGCCTCAGCACCGCTGAACCCGCAGACCTGATGCAGGAACTGCAAAAAGAGGGCTGGACCCGCGCCTACATCGACGGCGGGCGGCTGGTGCAGTCTTTCCTGCGCCAGGGGCTGATCGCCGATCTGACCATCACAACGGTTCCGATCCTGATCGGCAGCGGCATCCCGCTGTTCGGCAGCCTCGACCAGGACATCGACCTCCAGGTGGCAAGCTCCCGCATCCTTCCCACCGGCATGGTCCAGAGCAAGTTCCGGGTGGTCTGA
- a CDS encoding TetR/AcrR family transcriptional regulator, whose translation MGRPPKGSRILSKDDVLDKAMQLLDEGGSKALTFKALADALGVTPMAVAHHAGTRDEMIASLVAKAFGGSDTPSEAATPKLRLRELMTRYCTQVTRHPELAKCILENPSLIGPSLTGLTRLIEAEITAAGVKGAEARTLLCLLVDYTHGFAFAAAAAPAGALSVDKFTLALNWVLDRIE comes from the coding sequence ATGGGACGCCCACCCAAGGGCAGCCGGATCCTCAGCAAGGATGATGTGCTGGATAAGGCCATGCAGCTGCTCGACGAGGGCGGCAGCAAGGCCCTGACCTTTAAGGCGCTTGCAGATGCGCTTGGCGTCACCCCGATGGCGGTGGCCCATCACGCCGGCACCCGGGACGAGATGATCGCCAGCCTTGTGGCAAAAGCGTTTGGAGGTTCAGACACCCCGTCAGAAGCAGCAACGCCCAAGCTGCGGCTCCGCGAGCTGATGACACGCTACTGCACCCAGGTGACCCGGCACCCGGAACTCGCGAAGTGCATCCTGGAAAATCCGTCCCTGATCGGCCCCTCCCTGACCGGGCTGACGCGGCTGATCGAGGCGGAAATCACCGCCGCAGGCGTGAAGGGCGCAGAGGCCCGCACCCTTCTCTGCCTGCTCGTGGATTACACACACGGGTTCGCCTTTGCCGCCGCCGCGGCACCGGCAGGGGCGCTGTCAGTTGACAAATTCACACTGGCTCTAAACTGGGTGCTTGACCGTATTGAATAA
- a CDS encoding DUF1523 family protein: MRFIKWAFLITFWVLFGAFLHYTLPQYDVVRIVNTYEERQELNDWTRIFWSKPDDQSAQLINRDVQFIQGVRPSGRAIVYRNEDTGWSWPPYFKFDTANLYTDANDSISTRANPEWVAVTHYGWRNEFLSIFPNAVSIKPVAGPEDKPTNWFTIIFLVLLAAILWAIYVRWRRFRRARIEPMIESAEDSLYAAGDAIAERKGRFRRWLDSWKSK; the protein is encoded by the coding sequence GTGCGTTTCATCAAATGGGCCTTCCTGATCACCTTCTGGGTGCTGTTCGGCGCCTTCCTGCATTACACGCTGCCGCAGTATGACGTGGTGCGCATCGTCAATACCTATGAGGAGCGGCAGGAGCTGAACGACTGGACCCGCATTTTCTGGTCCAAGCCCGACGACCAGTCGGCGCAGCTGATCAACCGCGATGTGCAATTCATCCAGGGTGTGCGCCCCAGCGGCCGCGCCATTGTCTACCGCAACGAGGACACGGGCTGGAGCTGGCCGCCCTATTTCAAGTTCGACACAGCCAATCTGTACACGGACGCCAATGACAGCATCTCGACCAGGGCCAACCCGGAGTGGGTGGCGGTGACTCATTACGGCTGGCGCAACGAGTTCCTGTCGATCTTCCCGAATGCGGTGTCGATCAAGCCGGTGGCAGGGCCGGAGGACAAGCCGACCAATTGGTTCACGATCATCTTCCTGGTGCTGCTGGCCGCCATCCTGTGGGCCATCTACGTGCGCTGGCGCCGGTTCCGGCGGGCGCGGATCGAGCCGATGATCGAAAGCGCGGAGGACAGCCTGTATGCGGCGGGCGATGCGATCGCCGAGCGCAAAGGCCGGTTCCGCCGCTGGCTGGACAGCTGGAAATCGAAGTAA